Proteins from a genomic interval of Panthera uncia isolate 11264 chromosome C1 unlocalized genomic scaffold, Puncia_PCG_1.0 HiC_scaffold_4, whole genome shotgun sequence:
- the CTXND2 gene encoding cortexin domain containing 2, with protein sequence MDDSSLSSSIDVDKGFAIAFVVLLFLFLIVMIFRCAKLVKNPYEASSTTAEPSLS encoded by the coding sequence ATGGATGATTCGAGCCTGTCCAGCAGTATTGATGTAGACAAAGGCTTTGCCATCGCCTTTGTTGTTCTTCTGTTTCTGTTCCTAATTGTGATGATTTTTCGGTGTGCCAAGTTGGTGAAGAACCCCTATGAGGCCAGCTCCACAACAGCAGAACCGTCGCTGAGCTGA